From the Dethiosulfovibrio russensis genome, the window TGGATAGGGTATAAAGGTACGTTGCTGGATGAAGGAGATGTCAAGGGTAAGTTAGCTGCCGTGGCAGAAGATTCTGGGTTGTATGCTGGGGACGATAGTAAGCCTACTATTCCAAAGACTAAGTATGCTGGGGGTGATGGTGGCGTTTGGATGATCATACGTTAACTTTAACTCTATATGTCCCGTAGCGCTTTTTCCCTCGTAGAGACACTTATAGCCATGCTCATACTCTCCATCGCCTTGGTGGGTTTGGCGGCGGTTCCCGTCGCCACCACCAGGCTGATGGTGCATGGAGTTGAGAGGGAGAGGGCGATTTCCGTAGCGATGACCAAGCTGGAGGAGGTGGAGGGGGTTCCTCTGGACTCCTCCGCTCCCGGCTGGGTTAGATCCTCCGGTACAGATCGTGATTTTGACTGGACTCGAACCGTCTCCACCTCTGGATCGGATATCTGGACGGTTACGGTAAGGGTGGACTGGTCCGGACTATCCGGGAATGGAACTCTATCCCTGTCCAGGGATTACGGACCTTTTTCCGCCAGGGAGGTGTTCGAGAGGTGATCCTTTCATCGACGAAAAAAGCTCGAACTAGACGGGCCTTCACTTTAGTGGAGGTCTTGATCGCTTTGGTTATAACCTCCGTCATCGGCGGCGCCTCCGTGTCGTTGCTTTACACCTACCTTAAAAACTACGAACAATCTGCCGAGTATACGTCGGCTCTTCAAAGAGGGCAGATGGCTTTGTCGGTGCTTCGTCCCGCCGTTTTGAACTGCGCTTTTTCCATCCCCTGGAACCCAGGTGAATTCAGCTCTCTTGTCTCCTCTTTCGATCCTTTGGGGCCAGCTAAATCTATGAAGGCTCCTCTGGAGGTCGATGATATAGGAGCGGTCAAGAGCGGGGATCTGAAAATTCTGTACGCCCTTCCTTCTTACTTCGCTGCGGCCGATGCCGTCGAGGATATCTCCGAATCTTTTTCTCTTTCTCTTCTATCTAAATCCATGGGATTAGACGATTTAACGTCGTTGCTGGATGTAACTTACGATAATGAGTGGTTGATCTTCCCTTCCGCAGGAATTCCTCTGCAGATCGAGAAAAGGCCTTCCGGTTTATCGCTTTCATTTAAGAGCGCCCCTGGAGGCTTTAATGGAAGGATAGCTTTGGGCGACCGACTTTTTATACTTCGATATCTTAATGCATATGTAGATAAGCAGCCGGGTAGTTCGGTTCCCTCTCTTTATGTTGCCGATAACGTCAAGATTGCGATGCCTCAGATAAGGGGGATCAGGAGGGTCTTTTTCGACTGGGACCGGAGCAGCAGCGTTTTAGGAGTCTGGGTTTTAAGCCAGGGCGACGCCTATCTTCCCGAGCCCTTGCCCCAGGATCTGAACTGGCCTGCCGGGTCTGGATACACTATAACCTCCGAGGACCTTCGATATCATCTGGCGGTAACTCACGAGGCTTGGAGGGTGCGAAATTGACGAGGATGGGAAAAGGCGGATATTCGCTTATACTGGTGTTGATAGTGCTTGTCGTGGGCGGGGCTTTCGTGTCGGTAGCTCTTTTCGTTGTGGAAAGTAGAAATCGTCTTGGATTTCAGGTGATGGCTCAGAAAAACAGGTACAACGAGAGCATTTCATCCATAGAAAGAGGAAAGGGATGGATTCACGATTACATAGTTACCACCGGAGATCTGCCGGTAGGAAGAAACTACGATAGTGTAAAAAAAACTTCCGATCTGGTGGTGCATTCGACCGATCATTACGTGATCTACGATCTACGATACTCTTTAGCTTCGTCGTCCATGGACGCTTCCTTCGTCGGAATTCCACAATGGCAGTTGTCCACCTATGACGGAAGTATCTCCCTTGGGGGAGGATATCCCTCTTCAAACGGAGGAGAAGATCCGACCGGTATAGGAATATATCTGATACAGTCGACAACGGAAGAAGGGAGGAAAGTTCATGAGGTCATCGTCGCCGAAGGAAAGTAGAACGTTTTTATTCTCCATATTTGTCCTGTGGCTTTTTATATACGTTTCTTTGCCCTGTTCATCCGCCTTTGCCGATAAGGCATTGCCTCTCAAAGCGTATCCAAAATTAAACTGGGGACTGGAGGACGTCTACGTCACGGGTTATCCTCCTAACGTGTTGATTTTGATAGACACCGGCTCTCCCATGTTGTGGACCCCCAATGGCAAGATGCCTTCGGAGAAAGTATCCTACTACGACACTCCTCTGGTAGATTGTACCTACGGCGACGGTAGCCGTCCTTCTTCTTGGTTCAATGCAAGGAACGAAAGGTACGGCATCGATCGTGATGGCAGTAACAACGATACATATGATGATAACTGTTATTACAATGACCTTATATTCAAAGATCCTTCTTATACGAGAGATAACCCCAAGCCGGGTTATTCGGTGAACGATCTCATTCCCAACGATAGTCGTCTTTATAAGATGAAGCTGGTCTTATGGCGCATCTTGGAGAGTCCCGAGCTCATAGAAGAACTTAACTTAGGTCTTGCGACCTTTTGGCAGGAGAACGTTAGAACTCCCCTTCCTGCCGATTGGTACAAGGTGTATCCATATAAGGGAGGTCCGGATTGGGCTATAGAAGATTACCGTTATCATAATTGTTATAGAGATTCCCAGAAGATTAGTTGGGGTGTCAATATAGACGATTATAAATACGGTTCTCAAAAAGCCAATAAGGCTAGATTAAGGGTCCCCATACAGAACACCTCCGACAGCGATGTCGTGGATCAGATAAAAAAATTAATCGATGGAGAGGAATCTTCGAATAACGATGAACTGCGGGCCGACGGCAAAGCCCCTTTAGCCCGTTCCATATATAGCACTAAAGTTTCCAGCACATTGGAGAGCAACGGGGATCTTTCCGGTACGGCCTGGCATTTCTTCGACAATACTCATATGGGAGGGGTATGTCAGACTAACTGGCTGGTCGTTATGACCGCCGGAGACGATAACATCGGAGGAGAAAGTCCCGTCGATTCGGTGAAAAAACTTTATCAAAAATCTAAGCGTTTGAATGGACAGGATCTTAATTATCCGATTCGTACGCTGGTCATAGGATTCGTCGATCCCGACGACGATTCTCCCGACGTGGTCAAGTTAAGGGATACGCTTAACCGGATGGCTTTCTACGGAATGGACAGCGGCTACGAGAGTGATGGAACTCCCAGGGAATATGTAGCTCCCTCCGAAGGAGAGAGCTACGCCCTTTTCGCCAACGATGTGCCGGGGCTGATTCAAGGATTTTCCAGGGTATTTGCTACCATTCAGTCCGGGCGTTTCGGAAGCAATGCCCCTATAGCGGTGAGATCCCCCGGTGCCGAAGAAGAGCTTTCGGCCTATACGCCTTTCTACACAAGAAAGGTAGAGGGGCAATGGTGGGGCGATCTAAGAAAAGAAGACCTGGACACAGGTAGAACCCTTTGGAG encodes:
- a CDS encoding type IV pilus modification PilV family protein, which produces MSRSAFSLVETLIAMLILSIALVGLAAVPVATTRLMVHGVERERAISVAMTKLEEVEGVPLDSSAPGWVRSSGTDRDFDWTRTVSTSGSDIWTVTVRVDWSGLSGNGTLSLSRDYGPFSAREVFER
- a CDS encoding PulJ/GspJ family protein: MILSSTKKARTRRAFTLVEVLIALVITSVIGGASVSLLYTYLKNYEQSAEYTSALQRGQMALSVLRPAVLNCAFSIPWNPGEFSSLVSSFDPLGPAKSMKAPLEVDDIGAVKSGDLKILYALPSYFAAADAVEDISESFSLSLLSKSMGLDDLTSLLDVTYDNEWLIFPSAGIPLQIEKRPSGLSLSFKSAPGGFNGRIALGDRLFILRYLNAYVDKQPGSSVPSLYVADNVKIAMPQIRGIRRVFFDWDRSSSVLGVWVLSQGDAYLPEPLPQDLNWPAGSGYTITSEDLRYHLAVTHEAWRVRN